One genomic window of Microbacterium testaceum StLB037 includes the following:
- a CDS encoding alpha-ketoacid dehydrogenase subunit beta, with the protein MPISRALNAGLRRALETDDRVLLMGEDIGPLGGVFRVTEGLQKDFGPRRVIDSPLAESGIVGTAIGLAMGGFKPVLEIQFDGFVFPAFDQITSQLAKITNRHEGGVRMPVVIRIPYGGHIGAVEHHQESPEAYFTHTAGLRVVSPSNANDAYWMMQQAIASPDPVIFLEPKAKYWQKGEVDTDKPALPLHASRIVRRGTDVTLVGHGAMVTTLLQAAALAESEGTSCEVIDLRSLSPVDYGPLLDSVRRTGRMVYAQEAPGFTSLGSEIAATVMEKAFFALEAPVLRVSGFDVPFPPAKLEGTYLPDADRILEAVDRSLAY; encoded by the coding sequence ATGCCGATCAGTCGCGCGCTGAACGCGGGCCTGCGCCGCGCGCTCGAGACCGACGACCGCGTCCTGCTCATGGGCGAGGACATCGGCCCCCTGGGTGGCGTTTTCCGCGTGACCGAGGGGCTGCAGAAGGACTTCGGTCCGCGCCGCGTCATCGACTCTCCGCTCGCGGAGTCGGGAATCGTCGGCACCGCGATCGGCCTCGCGATGGGCGGCTTCAAGCCGGTTCTCGAGATCCAGTTCGACGGCTTCGTCTTCCCCGCGTTCGACCAGATCACCTCGCAGCTCGCGAAGATCACGAACCGGCACGAGGGCGGCGTGCGCATGCCCGTCGTCATCCGCATCCCCTACGGCGGGCACATCGGCGCGGTCGAGCACCACCAGGAAAGCCCCGAGGCGTACTTCACGCACACCGCGGGCCTGCGGGTGGTCAGCCCCTCGAACGCGAACGACGCCTACTGGATGATGCAGCAGGCGATCGCCTCGCCCGACCCGGTCATCTTCCTCGAGCCGAAGGCGAAGTACTGGCAGAAGGGCGAGGTCGACACCGACAAGCCTGCTCTGCCGCTGCACGCGAGCCGCATCGTCCGCCGCGGCACCGACGTGACCCTCGTCGGCCACGGCGCGATGGTCACGACGCTGCTGCAGGCCGCTGCCCTCGCCGAGAGCGAGGGCACGAGCTGCGAGGTCATCGACCTGCGGTCGCTCTCGCCCGTCGACTACGGTCCCCTCCTCGACTCCGTGCGCCGCACCGGCCGCATGGTCTACGCGCAGGAGGCTCCGGGCTTCACCTCGCTCGGCTCCGAGATCGCCGCGACCGTCATGGAGAAGGCGTTCTTCGCCCTCGAGGCGCCCGTGCTCCGGGTCTCGGGCTTCGACGTGCCCTTCCCGCCCGCGAAGCTCGAGGGCACGTACCTGCCCGACGCCGACCGCATCCTCGAGGCCGTCGACCGGTCTCTCGCCTACTGA
- a CDS encoding dihydrolipoamide acetyltransferase family protein — MTEQTFVLPDVGEGLTEAEIVQWRVAPGDTVAVNDVIVEIETAKSLVELPSPYAGTVGELLASEGSTVEVGAPIITIGGADAGTPAPAEPVTVPEPSDPGGAVLVGYGTGGAVSSRRRTLRQAQGPSAERPVKASVGVVAKPPIRKLARDLGVDLSAVTPSGPAGEVTRDDVVKHAEQASVFRNIETPAWGEVREETIPVAAPAAPAPVADAREESIPVRGVRKATANAMTSSAYSAPHVSVWVDVDASRTMELVKRLKASPDFADVKISPLLIMARAVIWALRRTPMINAAWVDTEDGAQISVRHYVNLGIAAATPRGLLVPNIKDAQSMNTRELAKALESLTLTAREGKTSPADQIGGTFTITNIGVFGVDAGTPIINPGEAGIIALGAIRQKPWVVDGEVRPRWVTTVSGSFDHRVVDGDGISRFIADVASVLEEPALLLD; from the coding sequence GTGACCGAGCAGACCTTCGTTCTCCCCGACGTCGGAGAAGGCCTCACCGAGGCCGAGATCGTGCAGTGGCGCGTCGCGCCCGGTGACACCGTCGCCGTCAACGACGTGATCGTCGAGATCGAGACGGCCAAGTCCCTCGTCGAGCTGCCCTCGCCGTACGCGGGCACGGTCGGCGAGCTCTTGGCATCCGAGGGCTCGACCGTCGAGGTCGGAGCGCCCATCATCACGATCGGAGGGGCGGATGCCGGCACCCCGGCGCCCGCGGAGCCCGTCACGGTTCCCGAGCCCAGCGACCCTGGTGGGGCCGTGCTCGTCGGCTACGGCACGGGCGGAGCGGTGTCGTCGCGCCGGCGCACCCTTCGACAGGCTCAGGGACCGTCCGCCGAGCGCCCCGTGAAGGCCTCGGTCGGCGTGGTCGCGAAGCCCCCGATCCGCAAGCTCGCGCGCGACCTCGGCGTCGACCTCTCCGCCGTGACGCCCAGCGGTCCCGCCGGCGAGGTCACCCGCGACGACGTCGTGAAGCACGCCGAGCAGGCGAGCGTCTTCCGCAACATCGAGACGCCCGCGTGGGGAGAGGTGCGCGAGGAGACGATTCCGGTCGCCGCCCCGGCAGCCCCGGCCCCGGTCGCCGATGCGCGCGAGGAGTCGATCCCCGTTCGCGGCGTCCGCAAGGCCACGGCGAACGCGATGACCTCGAGCGCCTATTCGGCCCCGCACGTGTCGGTGTGGGTCGACGTCGACGCCTCGCGCACGATGGAACTCGTCAAGCGGCTGAAGGCCTCGCCCGACTTCGCCGACGTTAAGATCTCGCCCCTGCTGATCATGGCGCGCGCCGTGATCTGGGCCTTGCGCCGTACGCCGATGATCAACGCCGCGTGGGTCGACACGGAGGACGGCGCGCAGATCTCGGTGCGTCACTACGTCAACCTCGGCATCGCCGCGGCGACGCCGCGGGGTCTTCTCGTGCCGAACATCAAGGACGCGCAGTCGATGAACACGCGCGAGCTCGCCAAGGCGCTCGAGAGCCTCACGCTCACCGCGCGCGAGGGCAAGACGAGCCCGGCCGATCAGATCGGCGGCACGTTCACGATCACGAACATCGGTGTCTTCGGAGTGGATGCCGGCACCCCGATCATCAACCCCGGCGAGGCCGGCATCATCGCCCTCGGCGCGATCCGCCAGAAGCCGTGGGTCGTCGACGGCGAGGTGCGCCCCCGCTGGGTGACCACGGTGTCGGGCTCGTTCGATCACCGCGTGGTCGACGGCGACGGGATCTCGCGGTTCATCGCCGACGTGGCATCCGTTCTGGAGGAGCCGGCTCTGCTGCTCGACTGA
- a CDS encoding SDR family NAD(P)-dependent oxidoreductase — MSDSTDIAIVTGAGSADGIGAATALLLGQAGMRVVVTSTTDRIQDRVADLRAAGIDARGVAADLTDERGVDAVLQAAREAFGEPTVLVNNAGMTSVSHADSPAAIDDITVDQWLTSLDRNLTTALRMTRAVVPAMRRAGYGRIVNMASISGPVMAYTGDVAYHAAKAGMLGLTRGAAVDVAASGITVNAVAPGWIATPSSSEHELAMGRATPVGRSGTPLEVAAAVAFLASRGASYVTGQLIVVDGANSINEERGA; from the coding sequence ATGTCCGACTCCACCGACATCGCCATCGTGACGGGCGCGGGAAGCGCCGACGGCATCGGCGCCGCGACCGCTCTCCTCCTGGGGCAGGCCGGCATGCGCGTGGTCGTCACCTCGACCACCGATCGCATCCAGGATCGGGTCGCCGACCTCCGCGCCGCGGGCATCGACGCCCGGGGCGTGGCCGCCGACCTCACGGACGAGCGGGGAGTGGATGCCGTGCTCCAGGCGGCGCGAGAAGCGTTCGGGGAGCCGACGGTCCTCGTCAACAACGCCGGCATGACCTCCGTCTCGCACGCGGATTCGCCCGCCGCCATCGACGACATCACCGTCGATCAGTGGCTGACCTCGCTGGACCGCAACCTCACCACCGCCTTGCGCATGACGCGCGCCGTCGTCCCCGCGATGCGGCGGGCCGGGTACGGACGCATCGTGAACATGGCATCCATCTCCGGACCCGTCATGGCGTACACCGGTGACGTGGCGTACCACGCGGCGAAAGCGGGCATGCTCGGGCTCACGCGGGGTGCGGCGGTCGACGTCGCGGCATCCGGGATCACCGTCAACGCGGTGGCGCCCGGGTGGATCGCGACGCCGTCGTCGAGCGAGCACGAGCTCGCGATGGGGCGCGCGACGCCCGTCGGACGCTCCGGCACGCCGCTCGAGGTCGCGGCCGCGGTCGCCTTCCTCGCGAGCCGGGGAGCGTCGTACGTCACGGGTCAGTTGATCGTCGTCGACGGGGCGAACTCGATCAACGAGGAGCGCGGGGCGTAG
- a CDS encoding MFS transporter, with protein sequence MPSQGAVVAVLALAGLCSSFMFTLVVPIQSQLPTLLNASRDDTAWVVTSTLLAAAVFTPIAGRLGDMYGKRRMVLVLLAVMIVGSVIAAVSGGIVGLIVGRALQGAVVGVVPLGISIMRDVLHENRVDSAIALMSATLGVGGALGLPISALVAENADWHWLFWIAGGLGAVVFALVLWIVPVSVLRTAGRFDYLGAVGLAIGLIGILLAVSRGNTWGWTSPLTLGLAVGGILILLVWGWYELRVENPLLDLRVAARRPVLLTNLASIAMGFALFTSNVAYPQMLELPLATGVGLGLSLLAASLVVMPSGLVMMVLSPISGTLARTIGPRVLLVAGSISLILAYGFSLFFSTEVWHFVVANILIGFGIGFGYAAMPMLIMRAVPPSETGASNGLNALARSLGTSTAAAIVGVVLATLSTGEGDTRVPTAEAFHVSFLLGIGAAAVALVLALLIPTRENPAGERASLPE encoded by the coding sequence ATGCCATCCCAGGGAGCCGTCGTCGCGGTGCTGGCCCTGGCGGGGTTGTGCTCCTCGTTCATGTTCACCCTCGTGGTGCCGATCCAGTCGCAGCTCCCGACGCTGCTGAACGCCTCGCGCGACGACACCGCCTGGGTGGTGACCTCCACGCTGCTCGCCGCGGCCGTCTTCACACCGATCGCGGGCCGGTTGGGCGACATGTACGGCAAGCGCCGCATGGTGCTCGTGCTCCTCGCGGTGATGATCGTCGGCTCGGTGATCGCCGCCGTGTCCGGCGGAATCGTCGGCCTCATCGTCGGCCGCGCGCTGCAGGGGGCTGTGGTGGGCGTGGTGCCGCTCGGCATCTCGATCATGCGCGATGTCCTGCATGAGAACCGCGTCGACAGCGCGATCGCGCTGATGAGCGCGACGCTCGGCGTCGGCGGGGCGCTGGGACTCCCCATCAGCGCCCTGGTGGCCGAGAACGCGGACTGGCACTGGCTGTTCTGGATCGCGGGCGGCCTCGGCGCCGTCGTGTTCGCGCTCGTCCTGTGGATCGTGCCGGTGAGCGTGCTGCGCACGGCCGGGCGCTTCGACTACCTCGGAGCCGTGGGCCTCGCGATCGGCCTGATCGGCATCCTCCTCGCTGTCTCGCGCGGCAACACCTGGGGCTGGACCTCGCCGCTCACTCTCGGGCTGGCCGTCGGCGGCATCCTGATCCTTCTCGTCTGGGGCTGGTACGAGCTGCGCGTCGAGAACCCCCTCCTCGACCTTCGCGTCGCCGCGCGCCGTCCGGTCCTGCTCACCAATCTCGCCTCGATCGCGATGGGCTTCGCCCTGTTCACCTCGAACGTCGCCTACCCGCAGATGCTCGAGCTCCCGCTCGCCACCGGCGTGGGCCTCGGACTGTCGCTGCTGGCCGCGAGCCTCGTCGTCATGCCCTCGGGGCTGGTGATGATGGTGCTCTCCCCCATCTCGGGCACCCTCGCGCGCACGATCGGACCGCGCGTGCTGCTCGTGGCCGGATCGATCTCGCTGATCCTCGCCTACGGCTTCAGCCTCTTCTTCTCCACCGAGGTGTGGCACTTCGTCGTCGCCAACATCCTCATCGGCTTCGGAATCGGCTTCGGCTACGCCGCCATGCCGATGCTCATCATGCGCGCCGTCCCGCCGAGCGAGACGGGTGCCTCGAACGGTCTCAACGCCCTCGCCCGCTCCCTGGGCACGAGCACGGCGGCCGCGATCGTCGGCGTCGTCCTCGCGACCCTCTCCACGGGCGAGGGTGACACCCGCGTCCCCACCGCGGAGGCGTTCCACGTGTCGTTCCTGCTCGGGATCGGCGCGGCGGCCGTCGCTCTCGTCCTGGCGTTGCTCATCCCGACGCGCGAGAACCCGGCCGGCGAGCGCGCGTCGCTCCCGGAGTGA
- a CDS encoding VOC family protein: protein MQMRLELVPLAVSDVERSIAFYRDRVGFTLDHDVSPGNGMRVVQLTPPGSACSIAFGTGMGGGAPVSNIHLVVDDVDAARAVLADRGVEISPVQDVGGGVRYAFFADPDGNSWALQEIAVGAAPPE, encoded by the coding sequence GTGCAGATGCGCCTCGAACTGGTTCCTCTCGCGGTCTCCGACGTCGAGCGGAGCATCGCCTTCTATCGCGACCGGGTCGGCTTCACGCTCGACCACGATGTCTCGCCGGGGAACGGGATGCGCGTCGTGCAGCTCACGCCGCCCGGTTCGGCCTGCTCGATCGCCTTCGGAACAGGGATGGGCGGCGGGGCGCCGGTGTCGAACATCCACCTCGTGGTGGACGACGTCGACGCGGCGCGGGCGGTACTCGCTGACCGGGGTGTCGAGATCAGCCCCGTGCAGGACGTGGGTGGAGGGGTCCGCTACGCGTTCTTCGCCGACCCCGACGGCAACTCGTGGGCCCTGCAGGAGATCGCGGTCGGTGCCGCTCCACCCGAGTAA
- a CDS encoding LacI family DNA-binding transcriptional regulator — translation MLDNASPPGSPARAATIEDVAQHAGVSRAAVSKVIRDAYGVSDRMRERVMASIAALDYRPRVAARAMRGSTATIGVQLPQVDNEFFTRILTGIVQELNASAYQLIIAPMADPVSGTAALESLYDRQVDGIIAVAPAVPQTWLEGLGRRVPLVQVGQHDHPQHYDVVVGDDDTGARLVMEHLFEAGHTRIVHVTNDERILVEPRTDPHPRRLRVYESMMRERGLEPEVIRIDSSDHDVRHTVGDVLDRDTRPTALFAGHDSLALSALEVAVERGLSAVDFAVVGYDDVPIASHPLIGLSTVDQHGQEMGATAAQLLLERIGGRQDAQRRVFSPALRVRATSGAAPARRSAAV, via the coding sequence ATGCTGGACAACGCGTCGCCCCCCGGCTCTCCCGCCCGAGCCGCCACCATCGAAGATGTCGCGCAGCACGCCGGGGTGTCCCGCGCCGCTGTCTCGAAGGTCATCCGTGACGCCTACGGCGTGAGCGATCGGATGCGCGAACGGGTGATGGCATCCATTGCCGCTCTCGACTACCGCCCCCGCGTGGCGGCGCGAGCCATGCGCGGGTCGACTGCGACGATCGGCGTGCAGCTCCCGCAGGTCGACAATGAGTTCTTCACGCGCATCCTGACGGGCATCGTGCAGGAGTTGAACGCGTCCGCGTACCAGTTGATCATCGCGCCGATGGCCGACCCGGTGAGCGGCACGGCCGCCCTCGAGAGTCTGTACGACCGGCAGGTCGACGGGATCATCGCCGTCGCGCCCGCCGTCCCGCAGACCTGGCTCGAGGGACTCGGGCGGCGCGTTCCCCTCGTCCAGGTCGGACAGCACGACCACCCGCAGCACTACGACGTCGTGGTCGGCGACGACGACACCGGCGCGCGCCTGGTGATGGAACACCTCTTCGAGGCGGGCCACACCCGCATCGTTCACGTGACCAACGACGAGCGCATCCTCGTCGAACCGCGCACCGACCCGCACCCGCGCCGGCTCCGCGTCTACGAGAGCATGATGCGCGAGCGCGGCCTCGAACCCGAGGTCATCCGCATCGACTCCTCGGATCACGACGTGCGCCACACGGTCGGTGACGTCCTGGACCGCGATACACGACCGACGGCACTGTTCGCCGGTCACGACTCCCTGGCCCTGTCCGCGCTCGAGGTGGCCGTCGAGAGGGGACTCAGCGCCGTGGACTTCGCGGTGGTCGGCTACGACGACGTCCCCATCGCCAGCCACCCCCTCATCGGGCTGTCCACGGTCGACCAGCACGGCCAGGAGATGGGCGCGACGGCGGCACAGCTGCTGCTCGAGCGCATCGGCGGACGGCAAGATGCGCAGCGGCGGGTCTTCTCCCCGGCTCTCCGGGTGCGTGCCACCAGCGGGGCCGCACCCGCGCGCCGCAGCGCGGCAGTCTGA
- a CDS encoding ABC transporter substrate-binding protein, giving the protein MSSFITPRRTTTVVAGAALAALALAGCSGGTGGTSADGKVEITYLTTNGDDSIATGNALIAAFEKANPDITVTLNTRPGGTEGDNLVKTQLSTGEMDDVFFYNTGSLFQALNPDQTLANLADESWASEVTDNFKTVVSTGNGTYGAPLGTSMAGGIAYNTKVFSDLGISVPTDWSSLVAAAEKIKAAGITPIEQTYGDTWTSQLFLLADFGNVLKQDENWAKDFTANKAKFAQEPALAGFTHLQEAFDKGLFNADFASATAADGSAALATGKAAMYPMLSSAVLSNIKQSNPDAVNDIGFFAMPADKSANTTLTVWEPNAVYIPKTTEGAKLDAAKKFVSFINSSEGCDIQNANFVAGGPFSISSCSVPSDAAPLVAEIQKYVEDGKSAPALEFLSPVKGPNLENIAISVGSGISSAQDGAAAYDEDVKKQAQQLGLSGW; this is encoded by the coding sequence GTGTCCTCATTCATCACCCCGCGCCGCACGACGACCGTCGTCGCCGGTGCCGCTCTCGCCGCTCTGGCCCTCGCCGGCTGTTCCGGCGGAACGGGGGGAACCTCGGCTGACGGCAAGGTCGAGATCACGTATCTGACCACGAACGGCGACGACTCGATCGCCACCGGGAACGCCCTGATCGCGGCGTTCGAGAAGGCCAACCCCGACATCACGGTCACGCTGAACACCCGCCCGGGCGGCACGGAGGGCGACAACCTCGTCAAGACGCAACTGTCGACCGGCGAGATGGACGACGTGTTCTTCTACAACACCGGCTCCCTCTTCCAAGCACTCAACCCCGACCAGACGCTGGCGAACCTCGCCGACGAGTCGTGGGCGTCGGAGGTGACCGACAACTTCAAGACCGTCGTCTCCACCGGCAACGGCACCTACGGTGCGCCCCTCGGCACCTCGATGGCCGGCGGCATCGCCTACAACACCAAGGTCTTCTCCGATCTGGGTATCAGCGTCCCCACCGACTGGTCCTCGCTCGTCGCGGCAGCCGAGAAGATCAAGGCGGCGGGGATCACCCCCATCGAGCAGACCTACGGCGACACCTGGACCTCGCAGCTGTTCCTGCTCGCCGACTTCGGCAACGTCCTGAAGCAGGACGAGAACTGGGCGAAGGACTTCACCGCCAACAAGGCGAAGTTCGCCCAGGAGCCCGCCCTCGCCGGCTTCACGCACCTGCAGGAGGCGTTCGACAAGGGCCTCTTCAACGCCGACTTCGCCTCGGCCACCGCCGCGGACGGCTCAGCCGCCCTCGCCACCGGCAAGGCGGCGATGTACCCGATGCTCTCGAGCGCCGTCCTGAGCAACATCAAGCAGTCGAACCCCGACGCGGTGAACGACATCGGGTTCTTCGCCATGCCGGCCGACAAGTCCGCGAACACGACGCTGACGGTCTGGGAGCCGAACGCGGTCTACATCCCGAAGACCACGGAGGGTGCGAAGCTCGACGCGGCGAAGAAGTTCGTCTCGTTCATCAACTCGTCCGAGGGTTGCGACATCCAGAACGCCAACTTCGTCGCGGGCGGTCCGTTCTCGATCAGCTCGTGCTCGGTTCCTTCGGATGCCGCGCCCCTGGTCGCGGAGATCCAGAAGTACGTCGAAGACGGCAAGAGCGCCCCGGCGCTCGAGTTCCTCTCGCCCGTCAAGGGACCGAACCTCGAGAACATCGCGATCAGCGTCGGCTCCGGGATCTCGAGCGCCCAGGACGGCGCCGCGGCCTATGACGAGGACGTGAAGAAGCAGGCCCAGCAGCTCGGTCTCTCCGGCTGGTGA
- a CDS encoding carbohydrate ABC transporter permease, giving the protein MAQTFANVVPPQVRNRRRGAPPATRAGRKMRSMYPSWFYIPAAALYVVLFAVPTFASFYFSLTRWSLFDVHFIGLDNFVQFFSDPQLSQAFLHTLVYAVITSGLKVVLGLALAVLLTSSLIGRGYLRAVTFFPVLVSTIGVGLTFKVLLDPFDGVVNGALSVFGIQGPGWLTDPNLALISVALVDVWKGLGIATLIYIAGIVAIPQEYFEAARVDGASAWKVFRNITFPLSWPATGTVVILSLIGGLRSFDLIWAMTKGGPGFSSDVIASVIYKQYQAGFYGLSTAGNVVLFVVVTAVMIPISIFINKRSVDS; this is encoded by the coding sequence ATGGCCCAGACGTTCGCCAATGTGGTGCCGCCTCAGGTGCGGAACCGGCGTCGAGGCGCACCCCCCGCCACGCGGGCGGGCCGCAAGATGCGCAGCATGTACCCGTCGTGGTTCTACATCCCGGCGGCCGCGCTGTACGTCGTGCTCTTCGCGGTCCCGACGTTCGCCTCGTTCTACTTCAGCCTGACGCGGTGGTCGCTGTTCGACGTCCACTTCATCGGACTGGACAACTTCGTGCAGTTCTTCTCGGACCCGCAGCTGTCACAGGCGTTCCTGCACACGCTCGTCTATGCCGTCATCACCAGCGGCCTCAAGGTGGTTCTCGGGCTCGCGCTGGCCGTCCTCCTGACGTCCTCCCTGATCGGGCGCGGCTACCTGCGCGCCGTCACGTTCTTCCCCGTGCTCGTCTCCACGATCGGCGTCGGTCTGACCTTCAAGGTGCTGCTCGACCCTTTCGACGGCGTGGTGAACGGTGCGCTGTCGGTGTTCGGCATCCAGGGTCCGGGGTGGCTGACCGATCCGAATCTCGCGCTCATCAGCGTGGCGCTGGTCGACGTGTGGAAAGGCCTCGGCATCGCCACGCTCATCTACATCGCGGGGATCGTCGCGATCCCGCAGGAGTACTTCGAGGCCGCCCGCGTCGATGGGGCGAGCGCGTGGAAGGTCTTCCGCAACATCACTTTCCCCCTGTCGTGGCCCGCGACCGGGACGGTCGTGATCCTGTCGCTCATCGGTGGCTTGCGCTCGTTCGACCTGATCTGGGCGATGACCAAGGGTGGCCCCGGATTCAGCTCGGACGTCATCGCGTCCGTGATCTACAAGCAGTACCAGGCGGGCTTCTACGGTCTGTCGACCGCGGGCAACGTCGTCCTCTTCGTCGTCGTCACGGCCGTCATGATCCCCATCTCGATCTTCATCAACAAAAGGAGCGTGGACTCATGA
- a CDS encoding carbohydrate ABC transporter permease: MSRLAVRRWTVGTIAIVVSVVVFLVPFAFILVTAAKTAPEASTLSFSWPAEWKLWDNIAAVLADRDGILIRAFVNSIVLTVASVVIMVVLAAMVGYVLQRKKSRWNGIINFFVLAGLIVPPAVVPTIWVLQGLGLFKTLGGLILIEATFGLSFCILLFRAFVSTIPRELDEAALIDGAGPIRLFFQIVLPLLKPVIVTVIVVQAVAVFNDFANPLYFLPGDANATVQLTLYAYASSSTSAGQLNLLFADILLITIPPLVMYVFFNRQIVAGMTSGAIKG; encoded by the coding sequence ATGAGCCGCCTCGCTGTGCGGCGGTGGACCGTCGGCACGATCGCGATCGTCGTGTCGGTCGTCGTGTTCCTCGTCCCGTTCGCCTTCATCCTCGTCACCGCGGCCAAGACCGCGCCGGAGGCCTCGACGCTCTCCTTCAGCTGGCCCGCGGAGTGGAAGCTCTGGGACAACATCGCCGCCGTACTCGCCGATAGGGACGGCATCCTGATCCGCGCCTTCGTCAACAGCATCGTGCTGACCGTGGCGAGCGTGGTGATCATGGTCGTCCTCGCGGCGATGGTCGGGTACGTGCTCCAGCGCAAGAAGTCCCGGTGGAACGGCATCATCAACTTCTTCGTCCTCGCGGGCCTCATCGTGCCGCCCGCGGTCGTCCCGACGATTTGGGTTCTGCAGGGGCTCGGGCTGTTCAAGACGCTGGGCGGGCTGATCCTGATCGAGGCGACGTTCGGTCTGTCGTTCTGCATCCTGCTGTTCCGGGCGTTCGTCTCGACGATCCCGCGCGAGCTGGACGAGGCCGCCCTGATCGACGGCGCCGGTCCCATCCGCCTGTTCTTCCAGATCGTGCTGCCGCTGCTCAAGCCGGTCATCGTCACGGTCATCGTGGTGCAGGCGGTCGCGGTGTTCAACGACTTCGCCAACCCCCTCTACTTCCTCCCGGGCGACGCGAATGCCACGGTGCAGCTCACGCTCTACGCCTACGCCTCGAGCTCGACCAGCGCCGGGCAGCTGAACCTGCTGTTCGCCGACATCCTCCTCATCACCATCCCGCCACTCGTCATGTACGTCTTCTTCAACCGCCAGATCGTGGCGGGCATGACCAGCGGCGCGATCAAGGGCTGA